A genomic window from Candidatus Thiocaldithrix dubininis includes:
- a CDS encoding C-type lectin domain-containing protein, producing MSHYKPLVKAVALALMTGVAFATPLALPDIITKVTGTYSDTQGNNYTAESNELIIKIRQVRTAALDLLAGDKHNLTTSGGNTTYTSYKLTNNGNIDESYSLTAGNNTTDDLDADTIKIYQDVDKDGQVSAGDTEVTAPLTLAPGESAQLVVAVQLPMSISTGGILKVEVSAKDAQNNVTIGTPIEITVITDSSSAQTTSWPQPAGGNCHAYRVIDTPNSWTGASNFAASQTYQTVSGHLATIDSANENEFVRSLLGTEHYWLGGSLTSTGYTWMNLDSTSYTNWENPPTGAVGDALIMANNGLWSTAVPSAQMPYIIEFDTPCQQLDQHVAIDLKSAIDINCDGQISTDGDTDFGTADIENIEKDQCIMFSSTVSNSSTTNTVKNFILNQTLDDRFAYVADSTKIDDAPVADPSFDTNTRVLSVNAGDVAPSGNKVVIYSVKVVDNQN from the coding sequence ATGAGTCATTACAAACCTCTCGTAAAAGCTGTTGCCCTAGCCCTCATGACCGGCGTTGCCTTCGCTACGCCATTAGCTTTACCAGATATTATTACTAAAGTAACCGGTACTTATTCGGATACACAAGGCAACAACTACACCGCAGAATCGAATGAGTTAATCATTAAGATTCGCCAAGTACGTACGGCTGCCTTAGATTTATTAGCCGGAGACAAACATAACTTAACCACTAGTGGCGGTAATACCACCTACACCAGCTATAAATTAACCAACAACGGTAACATTGACGAAAGCTATAGCCTGACGGCGGGAAATAATACTACAGACGATTTAGATGCCGATACCATTAAAATTTATCAAGATGTTGATAAAGATGGTCAAGTCAGCGCGGGCGATACTGAAGTAACTGCGCCTTTAACTTTAGCACCGGGTGAAAGTGCTCAGTTAGTGGTCGCCGTGCAATTGCCCATGTCCATAAGCACAGGTGGTATTTTAAAAGTAGAAGTATCGGCGAAAGATGCACAAAACAACGTAACCATTGGTACACCCATTGAAATTACGGTTATAACAGATTCATCAAGCGCACAAACGACTTCATGGCCCCAACCTGCGGGCGGTAACTGTCATGCGTATCGTGTGATTGACACCCCGAACAGTTGGACTGGGGCAAGTAACTTTGCCGCAAGCCAAACCTATCAAACCGTTTCAGGTCATTTAGCTACTATTGACTCTGCCAATGAGAATGAATTCGTGCGTAGCTTATTAGGCACTGAGCATTATTGGTTAGGTGGTAGCTTAACCAGCACGGGTTATACGTGGATGAATCTAGACTCTACCAGTTATACCAACTGGGAAAACCCGCCTACAGGTGCAGTGGGTGATGCACTGATTATGGCAAATAACGGCTTATGGTCAACGGCTGTGCCTAGTGCGCAAATGCCGTATATCATCGAATTCGATACGCCTTGCCAACAATTAGATCAACACGTTGCGATTGATTTAAAATCAGCGATTGATATTAATTGCGATGGGCAAATTTCAACCGATGGTGACACTGACTTTGGCACGGCTGATATTGAAAATATCGAAAAAGATCAGTGTATTATGTTTAGCTCAACCGTTTCTAACAGTAGTACAACTAATACTGTTAAAAACTTCATCCTGAATCAAACATTAGATGATCGCTTTGCTTACGTGGCAGATTCTACCAAAATCGACGATGCCCCCGTCGCTGACCCAAGCTTTGACACAAATACGCGTGTACTCAGTGTTAATGCCGGTGACGTTGCACCGTCTGGCAATAAAGTGGTGATTTATTCTGTGAAAGTAGTTGATAATCAGAACTAA
- a CDS encoding cyclic nucleotide-binding domain-containing protein — protein sequence MQNMNTNLLTQVKTQCQDFCAALTDDEIVRFIRYTRVVELQSQEILADVNQLGDRFYLVIVGVVRLYHVDGDKEYEVGHINAGGLVGEMSFFDRRPRTVRLRAYEHTVQLLEISRPLYSRLKIEEPYIATNLLEFVIRSLDFLVRYLSDENAQLHKKLGE from the coding sequence ATGCAAAATATGAATACTAATTTATTAACCCAAGTTAAAACGCAGTGTCAGGATTTTTGTGCTGCCCTTACGGATGACGAAATTGTCCGATTTATACGCTATACCCGTGTAGTAGAGTTACAAAGTCAGGAAATATTAGCTGACGTTAATCAATTAGGTGATCGTTTTTATTTGGTGATTGTCGGTGTGGTACGGCTTTATCATGTGGATGGTGATAAGGAATATGAAGTGGGGCATATTAATGCGGGTGGCTTAGTGGGGGAAATGTCGTTTTTTGATCGTCGCCCACGTACTGTGCGCTTACGTGCGTACGAACATACCGTACAGTTGTTAGAAATTAGTCGCCCTTTATACAGTCGTTTAAAAATTGAAGAGCCGTATATTGCGACGAATTTATTAGAATTTGTTATTCGTAGCTTAGATTTCTTGGTGCGCTATTTAAGTGATGAGAATGCGCAATTACACAAAAAATTAGGCGAATAA
- a CDS encoding protein adenylyltransferase SelO family protein: MWQWSQRFSQLPATFYTFTQPKALPQAAWVQQSEAVATLLGLTSNDLQQPALLDLCCAHALPANCQPLAQGYAAHQFGKFNPFLGDGRVVLLGDVQTPTGHYEISLKGAGRTAYARTADGRAGINECLKEFQLSERLAALKIPSLRCLGVLQSNSELVYRQSFEPAALLVRVMPSHIRFGTFELAYFQKNYANLQQLADFVLAQHYVDLVKNTNPYAALLTAIVSKTAQLIAQWQAVGFTHGVMNTDNMSVVGISLDLGSSSFNANFADDYVSSELDEKGRYAFGQQPIIGLWNCNVLARTFSPLINSAAIKQALQHYEPTYLDTYNALK, from the coding sequence ATGTGGCAATGGTCGCAGCGTTTTAGCCAGTTACCCGCAACATTTTATACTTTTACTCAGCCCAAAGCGTTGCCTCAAGCCGCTTGGGTGCAGCAAAGTGAGGCTGTCGCAACCTTATTAGGTCTAACCTCTAATGACTTGCAGCAACCTGCTTTACTGGATTTATGCTGTGCACACGCTCTACCCGCAAACTGTCAACCGTTAGCGCAAGGCTATGCGGCGCATCAGTTTGGCAAATTTAATCCGTTTTTAGGGGATGGGCGGGTGGTTTTGTTGGGGGATGTACAAACGCCAACCGGGCATTACGAAATCAGTTTAAAAGGTGCTGGGCGCACTGCTTATGCACGTACTGCGGACGGTCGGGCAGGTATTAATGAATGCCTAAAAGAATTTCAACTCAGTGAGCGATTAGCCGCTTTAAAAATTCCAAGCTTGCGTTGCTTAGGGGTACTGCAATCCAATAGCGAATTAGTCTATCGGCAAAGCTTTGAACCAGCGGCTTTGTTAGTCAGAGTCATGCCCAGCCACATCCGTTTTGGCACATTTGAATTGGCTTATTTTCAAAAAAATTATGCAAACTTACAGCAATTAGCCGATTTTGTATTAGCACAACATTATGTTGATTTAGTGAAAAATACAAACCCTTATGCGGCTTTATTGACGGCGATTGTGAGCAAAACCGCACAATTAATTGCGCAATGGCAAGCCGTGGGTTTTACGCATGGTGTGATGAATACCGACAATATGTCGGTTGTGGGGATTAGTTTAGATTTGGGTAGCAGTAGTTTTAACGCAAACTTTGCCGACGATTATGTGAGTAGTGAATTGGATGAAAAAGGGCGTTATGCGTTTGGGCAGCAGCCGATTATTGGTTTGTGGAATTGTAATGTGTTAGCGCGCACGTTTTCGCCATTAATCAATAGCGCAGCAATTAAGCAAGCCTTGCAGCATTATGAACCGACTTATTTGGATACTTATAATGCGCTGAAATAA